The region TACAGCCAAATATCATCGCAGAGGAATAAAATTGCCCTAAACAATAAAGGCACGATCATTCACATTGGTCTAAATAGACCAATCTAATGATATGAAGTGCAATGTTCATTAAAGCAAGGTTGAAAGAGGACAAGATCATAAAATGCACAGAACAGAAACTAGGATAAATTTAAGATATAACGCTTTGGATATAAAATGTGATGATCTGCACTTCCTAGTGTcaactacttcctccgtccggaaataactgtcgctcaaacagatgtatctagcactgaaatacgtcttagatacatccgtttgagcaacaattatttccagacggagggagtatatctctaTTCCAAGAATCAAacagatgtatctagcactgaaatacgtcttagatacatccatttaagcaacaattatttccagacggagggagtatatctctaTTCCAAGAATCAACAGAACGGCAATCACACAAGATTACCACACCACAAAAACAGTCCAATAGTACGAAATAAATTAAAGAATATAATAATAGAAGATTTCCAGTTCCATACCTTATCTTGTTGTAGAACTTGTCAAGCTGTTGTTTGAGTGCTCTCTCCCTTATGCCTTTAATGTTTAAAGACCCAATGAGCGCATCAAGCTGTTAATTGCAGAGTTAACATAGAATTGTTGTAGATATAAAAGTAAGGAAAGAAATTTATACAGTAGAAAACAATCACCTCTTCCTTGGTGCTATAGTACCCCCACTCTTTGGAATCTGCACTTTCAACAAAAAGTCTTCCTTCACGCTTAAAAAACCAATACCTGTTATAGAATCTGTCTTTTCCAAGAGGACTAGTTCGTACTGATTGGTCCAGTAGTTCTTTCTCAAGATGCCTCCCCTATAAGCAGAGAGAAGCACTTTCATGAACAGTTTCGGCAGAGACATGCACGTACATGTGTAAAATTAACACGTGTGCATAAAAGGTTACATGAATTAAACTTATAAGATGTACTGATATAGGTTCTCACCAGATGCAATTTCGCATCTCCCATTTTGCTGGCGGGAGTGttcttcctctccttcccttcTTTTGCCACAAGCTGGCCATTAACATTCTCGTTGCCATCCTGTACAGCATTTGTCTGATTCATTTCCTTTTCTGTTGCCACTTCCATGATCAGCTTCTGCTCTTCCTTATTCTTTCTAGCAATCTCTCTTTTTTCTGCTGCAAGTGCTTGTTGCTGATCAATGCGTTCATCTAATTTCTCTTTTACAGCAATAGTTGCAATGGCTTCATCTACCAATTCCCGTAGGATTTCAAGTTTCAGGCTAGTGGGAACAAGACCATAGTGACCCCTTCGTACTGTTGATATGTTACTGGAGATACTTGTCATTTCCATGAAATCACATAGATACTCCTTCCATGTGACTAAAGATACCTACATACGATATGATTAATGTTTCAGAGAACAGAATATGGTACAACTGTACAAGTTTGCTCAGActtaaattttgaataataataagaagaaatcACCTTTGATTTTCTGTTCTTGTCCTGGATAAACTCAAAATATTCACCTTCATCATTAATAAGCAAATTGAGAAGTGCAGTATGTATTTCCACAAGAAGAACAAGATTGGTTTCTTTGTGGCAAATTGCATTCTCCAGATCTGATAGGGAAAACGGCGACAAGCATAAAAGCCTCCCAAAAGACATGCAGAAATCCCAGACCATCAGGAGATCTCCCACAGAACTTATAGGGACTTTGAAATCTGTGGATGGTGGGCATCTCTTCGACAAAACAGGGTCATCTGCCACCGGCTTTACTAAAAGATCATCGATTGGGTATTTAACTGGTactacttgttcctcttcatctgaAAGTCACATGGAAAGTGAACAATAAGAAGCCAGTCAGACCTGTAGTAAAATGAAACCCATGGTAAAATATTAAGTGAAAGAGATGACATGAATATCTGCTTAATTCACCTTTCTTTGACCTTTTGCTGGCATCTTCTGCAGTCCCATTCGCTAGTCTTTTCCTTGCTTTGGACAATCCTTCACCATTCTGTAAGCCATGATGTATTAGGATCATAATAATAATGGAGAATAAAGGAAACAAGAAAAGATGGTTACAATCATGTCTTTTGGAGGCTCGGTGGGTATGCCATATTTCTTCGCAAGATTCATATGTACGATCCATGGAGAGTTTTGTGATGTTGATTCCCTGATAAAAATCTTGAGCATATTACGACCACAAGGCGCTTTCTTGCGAATCAGATCGTCCGCTCTGAGAACTGAAGTGCTGGTAATTGCATTGTCTTGACCAATCCAGCCCACCTCATAGCTTGTGGTTTCACCTGAACCTATAACCTTCAGAATCTTGCAAGCAGCCTCCAAACCATCTCTTTTAGCATGTAATTCTAATCCTTCAAACAGATTCTCTTGCAGACTGCCATATATCTTGTTGACAAGGTCAGTTAAGCTAAGTGTACCTGAAGCAAATGCAGTGAAAAATCAGGCCAATTAAAAATATAACACAAATATTCTACCTAAAAATATTCCGCGTTCTTCACTAAATAGAATATCATGTAGCATATAAAAATATCATAGACATAAACGAtagatgtagggaaaggctgcgtacaatagacccaaagtggtcggacccttccccagaccctgcgcaagcgggagctacatgcactggggctgccctttttttTTTATAGACATAAACGATAGTTTGCGATAGCATGAAAAAAGGACTCGCTGCAGGTTATTAACAGTATACAGATGAAACAGCTAACTAAATGTGCAATGAACCTACATGCCAGACTGTCAGTCACATGGATAGATTGCCAGCCCTGAATTGGAAATTTATTACAGTGTACACATAAAATGGGAAATCGAATGTGATGAATCATTGGAGAACATATCATCAATTTTATCCAGAAAGGATGTTTGAACAATCCAAAAGAAAACTGATGCAAACAAGTGGGACTTGTCAGTGAATATAAACAGAAAATCTCAAACACGCGAAACTCCTTACCAGCATAAAATTCTAAACATGCAATGATGCCACAGATAATCAATGTCAAACTACCAGCATTAGCTCAATGGCCTTTAAAAAACATTAGCTCAATGTAACTTAGTCTAGATATACACATAGCAAAATACTATATCGTTTCCTTTTCAGAGGCCAACAATGTGCATCATAAAGAAATAAGAATTATAATTAGACTGAAACATTATAATCATGACAAGTGCCGATAATGTTATAATCAGGAAAAGCTTGGCCCTACTGTATTGAATCATCTGGAGAACAGGAGACATAAGCTCTCTTGGCAACTGTTGAGCCTTCTCTGCAGCGCGCTGCTCTGAGACCAAAGCTTCCTCATAGGTTAAATTGGATTTTCCAGACACCTTACATGTCCAAACTCTTCTACGGTAAAGGTTCAACCTATTCAGGTATTCCCTAATTAATAGTCAAGGATGCACGCTGTTGCTGCAACATAGTCTATTGCAATCATAAAAGCTGCAAAATATCATATTTTGTTTGGAAATTATGATTTATATCAGGCACAGATCAATTGCTTGCGAACAGTTATATCATCTGTAAGAGGATACTGGTAATCTCGAAATATCTCCTTAGTAAATCGAACTTGGAACACCTTCTCCTTGGGATCCAAGTCCTTTGGCGGGTCCAGTAAGAAGAAAGGTGTCCTCTTGAAGAGAGGCATTTGGTCCTTGTAATGCAACCTCTACAAAAGGAACAACTCGTTCAACACCTGCAAAATTTGACAACAGTTACTGCATTCTCCTTCAGGAGAAGCTCTAAGCCATCAAGAGCCATGCACCGCATATATGAAGCACAAGACAAGGAGCAGGTAATGGACACTAGTGTTAATTGATATTAGCATGAGTTCATGGGTACAGTAACTTTTGTAAAAAGAAAATGCATGAAAGTCATGGAACAACAAATGGAAGAATAACATCACTTCAACTCCAGCCTGTATCTTTTACACTAATCACACAATGTCGTCTGTTCTTTTACATAAAGATTCAGCATACATTATGTACAAGCTAATCTCCTATGTAAAGATTAAAAATACAATATGTACAAGCTAATCTTCACTAGAAAAATACAGTAATGAGCTCATATCTGCTCAATGCAGCCGTACACGATGTCCTTGTGTTAACCTTTGTGTACAAAGATTCAAATACATTCTGTACAGTACACGATAATCCTCACTAGAAAATACAGTAACCAGCTCATGTTCGTTTACTGCAGCCGTAGATCTATATAACATCACCCAAGTGCGACACTTGAAATCCAACAACCAAGAAGTTCTACCATTTTTTATATCATCAACAAAATGCACTTCAGATTTACGGCATGAAAATGCGTCATGCCGCTTTCAACAAATGGCATGAAAATGCCACTCCGATTCCTAGAATCCAAGAACCAAGAAACAccatgaacaaaatcaacaccaatCACTCACCAACAGACCAGCCAATTAATGGGGCGACCAAGCCTCCCAACCCCGACCGCCTAGCGAAACCACGATTCCGTACCCACCAAAACTCGCTCTTACCCCCCACACCATCACAGGATACCCCGAAGGgccgcccccaaaccctagcccgtcAAAGACCGGGCATGCCACATCCCACCGGCCGCCACCTGGAAATCATCCTCGCGCAAACAGAACCCACTAACCCATAAAAAACAcggagagatcagcccgaaccgacGGTCCTGCGTCGGCCGGCGTCATAAAACGATGAGGGCAAGCATTCCGGGGCCTCACCAGGGAGTCCGCCGATACGACACGGCCGGCGGCGAGGCTGGGGGTCCTCGGGGATCTGCGAGGCGACGGCGGGGCTACCGTGGGCCGGGGCCGCGGGGGAGGCGGAGGCCGGAACCCCAACCGCCGCTTTGGCGGCGCGGGGGATTTTTGGCGCTCGCGTTTTCGAGCTGAGAAGCCGAATGAGGAAGGGGGGAACGGAAGAGCGCCACCGCGGCTTCCACTCTCTCGGCGAAATTTCTAGGTTTTTTTCCTTTGAAGCGAATTTATAGCAGTTTGATGTGGCCAAAGAAACGGCGGTTTCTCGGTGATTCTGTTTGGACATTTCCAGCGGGGTACCTCAGCTCTTTTGTTTTATTACTGGGACTAGCTGAAGCTTTCCTATGacatgacaaaattttgaaaagcaGAAGTTCGATGAATTTTACACAAAACGTTTTCATATAGAAAACAGATAGATGAAGTAGTTTTGTCTGCTGCAGATGCGATGTCGTTGACGACAATGTTGGCGAAGACTAGTCGAAACAGACGGCGACAGAGACAGCGGGATGCAGCTTTGCCTGACTTGAAAGGAAGATGACCCGTGGTGACGAACCTGAGCAGTCACGTGTACGCTTCTTGAAAACCTAAATCACACTTTCTCGATGAAGGACTAGAAGGTGCTAGGTTTCGGAGACCTGGTGTCCTGCTCGCCGGTGCACACCGACGTTCAAGATGAGGTAGACTACAATGACGGCGCAAGGAGAAACCCTAACCCGATTTGGTGTATCTTTGGTGCTGGTTGATAGGTCGTGAAAATAGGAGAAACGAACAGTCTCATGTTCTGGTCATGATCTAAATTGACTATGTTTCTAAGTTGTAAACTTTCAGGTCAAGGATTCAAGAAATAAAATGACTAAAGGAATATGCGCTCCTGCAAGGCCGCGGACCAGATTTCGGCGAATCATTCAGCGCATGTTGATGGTGTTATGACCCAAGGGTGCCTCGCCATACCTAGAGTCTAAGTAGGCCGACCCGGGGCCCCCTAGGTCAGTTTATGCCCTGAGTTGTCATCTCGGCCTATGGGCCCGATGGAGAGGACTTAGAAGACTTGGAACATATGACAAGGAAGATGACGTCCAGGATGACTCCTCCATAACCCTAACCTACTATGATCATGTAAACCCTAGACTCGTGTATCCATGTAAGTCGGGGTTAGGCTAGTCAATAACAACGAGAACCATAGATTACTCTCAATCACTCATCACCAACATACACCCCTATGCTCTATCAATACATGTCGGTGctaaaaccggcggatttcgggtgGGGGGTCCCGAGCTGTAGGTCTAGGAACAATGGTAACATGGGACGAAGGGagatggtgtttacccaggttcgagccctctcgaagaggtaaaaccctatgtccgctttgattatattgatgtgatggagtatagagtacaagatgatctacctcgagattgtatgaTTGTGTTCTAAACCCTAAGGCTGGTAATTGTGCCTCTAAAGACTAAACCCCGTGGCTTATATATACACCGGGGTACGTAGGTTACACATATGGTCGGTTGGCAAAATGTTGGCTATTGAGCTATCCTTGAAGTACACGCCAAGTCTTCAGAGGTGTTCGTCTTGATTACGCTGAGGTGCACAGCTTTCGGAGTCCTTCCTTGTAATGACTGGTGGGTCGTAATGCTCGGCCCACAGAATGTGGGTCATATAGGTTAGTACCCCTTAGTCAAGGACATCgtcggtagcccctgaactagtcttTGAAGCCGAGGACGGCAATTCCATCCTCACACCATTACCTTTGGCCTGAAATTTTCGGCTTGACGTCTTCGGCCTGGCAAATGAGTTCCTTATTTATCGATTCACGTTCGGCTTCAAGATCTTCAAACATCCCGTCTCCCTCAACAAGGGCCCGAGCATCAATATACATCGAACCAGGTGGCCTTCTCTTTGTGTAATCCGATGACTTGCATCAGGGATTCGTCGTGGGTCCACCACTTGTGGCCCTTGtgctgtagggcggaaccctaatgGATGATATTTTCACACTTGAAGGGGGGGAGGGAAGAACaacaagagaaatcactcaaacaaaatcgaattacacatccactagaattgCATAGTTGAGATCCACAAGCATACAAGATCGATCAAAGGAAAACAAGCACAAAGATAAGTTCTTCTCAAATCCAGAGAGATGAGGTCttggagatgaggtcttgatgatctggAGAGATCCTTCTCCCtaaggaggtcttgatgatcctatgaagGGGAATCCTTCTCACttaggaggtcttgatgatcctatgatggggatccttctcaTTTAGGAGGTCCTGATGAtcatatgatggggatccttctcaCTTAGGAGGTCTTAATTCCCCAAGGTGgaggtacaaggagcaaagctctctttAATGTCtcataatactttgctaacccaaaCAAATGTCCTGGACATGGAATATATAGGTGGCTTGAGGTGGGGGGACGAGTTGGAGGGCAAAACAAGACATCCACGACCAACTTCCTACGAGGGTCGTGCGCACGGGCTAAGTAGGACCCGTGCGCACGGTGGTCTCGTGGGCATGATACATGCCTGTGCACATGAGGTAGCTACAGCGGcaaggcccatgcgcacggggtgtgCATCTTCACTTCCATTAGAGGTGCTGCCATCTTCAGTTTAGTGGCTTCCTTCTTCCTCGTGGCCTTGGCGTCCTTCTCCTAGGCTTTGGTGATGTTCCTTAGCTCCTTCGCGGACGTCATCCTCATACCTAATGACACATAATGTTCCTTGGTGAGGTAGCATCCAAGTTCCATCCATATCCATGTTAAACTcatagaggagtgagttcacctcgtTTTTTGATGGCATGTCCGCGAGCTCTTGTCATAAGTCCACGTGGTGCTTTATGAGTCGGTgtggtgtccatggggatgaccgaaggatgctccacatcatctcccccctcCTCGGGAAAGATGCTTGCGAcaaattaaaaataaaacaaagaaaagaccactataatacacgacactccaagcaaaactcatatcatgtgatgaataaaattaTAGCTCCGAGTAATTTACCAATGGgtggtagacgaaagaggggatgccttctggggcatccccaagcttagacgattGGGTctactttaatattaccttggggtgccttgggcatccccaagcttagggtcctaCCATtcattattccttcatccatcgtgatctcacttaaaacttgaaaacttcagcacataAAACCCAACAgaaacctcgtgagatccgttagtgtaacaaCCAAATCACAAACTTTAGGTATTGTTattaacccattcatattttattattgcataatacctattgtattccaacttctacatGACTTATACCcctcgatacaatccatagattcagcaAAAAAGCAAACcatgcaacgaaaacagaatctgactAAAAtagaacagtccgtagtaatctgaATAATAACTATACTTCTGGaattccaaaaattctaaaaaattaggataacgtgggcaatttgtatataaatcatgtgtagaaaaatcagatcaaaagcacgctccAGTAATTTTTAGATTTTTCTGGaccgagcgcaaaagtttctgttttttcatagAATCCaatcaactatcaaccaaatcatcccaaaaggttttaattggcacaaacactaattgaaaaacacaatcataacagtagcataattttgtGAACActcgaaacagaaaagaaaaaaggaaaaaataagataactattgggttgcctcccaacaaacgtcattgttttacgcccctagccaggcataaGGCAATGTTTGAAGTGTTGTCATCCTTACAGAACCATGCTTCCTGGGAGACTTAGGATGAATATTTTTTATGATCACACTCCTAGGGACAAAGTTGAGGAATTCATTCTCATATATGGGTTCCTTTATTAAATAAATGAAGTCGGGGTGAacactaatcattttaagatctgcACTTCCATTACTAGAAGTGGCATTgttcttaggaacatacataaacttgTAATTCTTACTAGGAGGAGTCCTTTCAATAGTtttaacggaagaaaaagcggaACCCAAATTGTTAATAATTTCTTCCAACTTATCAATTCTAGTGGGACTTTGTTCTATCCTTTCATTGATTACCGATTCTTTGTCCTTTAGCATATTCAAAATAGTTCCTACCCTTGATCCGTATTGAATAATattattatgaatctttttatctagattttcaatatgCTCTATGGTAGTCATTTTATTTTCAATAGCTTCTAACCTTtgaataacatgctccaaagtcaaTGATGTTTCATTAATAGTGATTGgtggtgatcccactaaatttcccatagcattgaaATCATCCATAGGGTGATACTCAAGAAATTCCAACTGGTAATAGTGTCAAGCACAAATCTAAACCAATTAgtaacacccacataaaaattgcTAAGAAGAATAGTAGTAGATTGTTTATGAGTTGATCTActctgagcattgcaaatcctatgccCAGCATCTTTTAAACTTTCACCTCCTTGTTGTTTAAAATTCAGTACTTCATTCTCGGGGGGTGCAAGCAACAAGAGATGAACTAGCCATAGTGGCAAAACAAGTAAACTagcaagcaagcaaacaaaaaaaTTGTGTTTGTtgtaaaattgttttagaagtgggggagatgaaaacgagaggcaaatggcaaacgaAAGTAAGTGCAAGTAGATGATAGTTTATGAGAAGGTATTTGATAGGTTTTggtgatgtctccccagcaacggtgccagaaattcttcatgTTACTTGTGAGCTACGTTGGGATTTTCTCGAAGAggggaggatgatgcagtacagtaaagataaatatttcccttagttaagaaccaaggttatcaatccagtaggagaaccacccaGAACCTCGTTAGCATCACTTACACACACAAAAGCTAATACTTGAATCCAACGCGATCAAGGGGGTTGTTAATCCCCTTGGCagttatttgcaaggatcaaatctcacaGTGGTACATAGATAAAATAAAATAACAGtggtaaaattgcagcaaggtatttttggattttatatatgaCAAAAGTAGACCCatgggccatagtttca is a window of Triticum dicoccoides isolate Atlit2015 ecotype Zavitan chromosome 2B, WEW_v2.0, whole genome shotgun sequence DNA encoding:
- the LOC119364348 gene encoding DDT domain-containing protein DDB_G0282237-like is translated as MPLFKRTPFFLLDPPKDLDPKEKVFQVRFTKEIFRDYQEYLNRLNLYRRRVWTCKVSGKSNLTYEEALVSEQRAAEKAQQLPRELMSPVLQMIQYSTLSLTDLVNKIYGSLQENLFEGLELHAKRDGLEAACKILKVIGSGETTSYEVGWIGQDNAITSTSVLRADDLIRKKAPCGRNMLKIFIRESTSQNSPWIVHMNLAKKYGIPTEPPKDMINGEGLSKARKRLANGTAEDASKRSKKDEEEQVVPVKYPIDDLLVKPVADDPVLSKRCPPSTDFKVPISSVGDLLMVWDFCMSFGRLLCLSPFSLSDLENAICHKETNLVLLVEIHTALLNLLINDEGEYFEFIQDKNRKSKVSLVTWKEYLCDFMEMTSISSNISTVRRGHYGLVPTSLKLEILRELVDEAIATIAVKEKLDERIDQQQALAAEKREIARKNKEEQKLIMEVATEKEMNQTNAVQDGNENVNGQLVAKEGKERKNTPASKMGDAKLHLGRHLEKELLDQSVRTSPLGKDRFYNRYWFFKREGRLFVESADSKEWGYYSTKEELDALIGSLNIKGIRERALKQQLDKFYNKISIAVEKRLKEVTHQLLVEEAVLRRSSRVHAHPKDSPSTSFLEYVNTWKPITKRNKSKEDRAT